The Trichomycterus rosablanca isolate fTriRos1 chromosome 22, fTriRos1.hap1, whole genome shotgun sequence genome has a window encoding:
- the arf2a gene encoding ADP-ribosylation factor 2a translates to MGNMFAGLFKNLFGKKEMRILMVGLDAAGKTTILYKLKLGEIVTTIPTIGFNVETVEYKNISFTVWDVGGQDKIRPLWRHYFQNTQGLIFVVDSNDRERVNEAREELTRMLAEDELRDAVLLVFANKQDLPNAMNAAEITDKLGLHSLRHRNWYIQATCATSGDGLYEGLDWLSNQLKNAK, encoded by the exons ATGGGGAACATGTTTGCAGGCCTCTTTAAGAATCTCTTCGGGAAGAAAGAGATGCGAATCCTGATGGTGGGTTTGGATGCTGCTGGAAAAACTACCATACTGTACAAACTTAAACTGGGCGAGATCGTCACCACCATCCCCACTATCG GTTTTAACGTAGAGACTGtagaatataaaaacattagttTCACGGTTTGGGATGTCGGCGGTCAGGATAAGATCCGACCCCTGTGGAGGCACTACTTCCAGAACACACAAG GTCTGATTTTTGTGGTGGACAGTAACGACAGGGAACGAGTAAATGAGGCGAGAGAGGAGCTGACAAGGATGCTGGCTGAAGACGAGCTCAGAGATGCCGTGCTGTTGGTCTTTGCCAACAAACAG GATCTTCCCAACGCTATGAATGCAGCAGAGATCACAGATAAACTGGGTCTGCACTCACTGCGGCACCGTAACTGGTATATCCAGGCCACATGCGCCACCAGCGGAGACGGCCTGTACGAAGGTCTCGACTGGCTCTCCAACCAGCTGAAAAACGCTAAATGA